A stretch of the Acidimicrobiales bacterium genome encodes the following:
- the purE gene encoding 5-(carboxyamino)imidazole ribonucleotide mutase, with protein MRVAIVMGSDSDEPKMRPAAEVLGELEIDWEMRVLSAHRTPDETLAYARGARDAGIRVIIAGAGGAAHLPGVVAAVTPLPVIGVPIALPNLDGLDSLLSIAQMPSGVPVATVAIDGARNAGLLAARILGTGDDAVLARVSAYQQRLGEQVRAKDAALQARLGR; from the coding sequence ATGCGCGTCGCGATCGTCATGGGGAGCGACTCGGACGAGCCGAAGATGCGTCCGGCGGCCGAGGTGCTCGGCGAGCTGGAGATCGACTGGGAGATGCGGGTGCTCTCCGCGCACCGAACCCCCGACGAGACGCTCGCCTACGCGCGCGGGGCGAGGGACGCCGGCATCCGGGTCATCATCGCCGGCGCGGGCGGTGCCGCCCACCTGCCCGGGGTCGTCGCCGCCGTCACGCCGCTGCCGGTGATCGGCGTCCCGATCGCCCTCCCCAACCTCGACGGCCTCGACTCGCTGCTGTCCATCGCCCAGATGCCCTCGGGGGTCCCGGTCGCGACCGTGGCGATCGACGGCGCCCGCAACGCCGGGCTCCTCGCGGCGCGCATCCTCGGCACCGGCGACGACGCCGTCCTCGCACGCGTCTCGGCCTACCAGCAGCGCCTCGGGGAGCAGGTACGCGCGAAGGACGCCGCCTTGCAGGCGCGCCTGGGACGGTGA
- a CDS encoding ChbG/HpnK family deacetylase, which translates to MSLAAERLGLESDARVLIVSCAGLGFSHATNLAVYDALRRGAATSATLLVPAPWSRAAAAGYRGEDVGVQLTLNAEHDLYRWGPITHAPSLLDGDGGFPRTVADVWDHADLDEVRREWRAQLERAVLWGFDVSHLATHLDGVELKPEFFDVYLDLAEELRLPVRLPAADHERLVGFPFRALAAERGVLAPDRLLPASALGATREAIDAALATLGPGCTEVTLRPAVDTPELRAATDDWAGRVAEHELACRGELAEAARAAGVRLLGYRDLRAAMRSARAASRR; encoded by the coding sequence GTGAGCCTTGCCGCCGAGCGCCTCGGCCTCGAGAGCGACGCACGGGTGCTCATCGTCTCGTGCGCCGGCCTCGGCTTCTCGCACGCGACCAACCTCGCCGTCTACGACGCGCTGCGCCGGGGGGCGGCCACCTCGGCCACGCTCCTCGTCCCCGCGCCCTGGTCGCGCGCCGCGGCGGCCGGCTACCGCGGCGAGGACGTCGGCGTCCAGCTGACGCTCAACGCCGAGCACGACCTGTACCGCTGGGGGCCGATCACCCACGCCCCCTCGCTCCTCGACGGCGACGGCGGCTTCCCGCGGACGGTGGCCGACGTCTGGGACCACGCCGATCTCGACGAGGTGCGCCGCGAGTGGCGCGCCCAGCTCGAGCGCGCCGTGCTGTGGGGGTTCGACGTCAGCCACCTCGCCACCCACCTCGACGGCGTCGAGCTCAAGCCGGAGTTCTTCGACGTCTACCTCGACCTCGCCGAGGAGCTGCGCCTGCCGGTGCGACTGCCCGCAGCCGACCACGAGCGCCTCGTCGGCTTCCCCTTCCGCGCGCTCGCCGCCGAACGCGGCGTCCTCGCCCCCGACCGGTTGCTCCCCGCCTCGGCGCTCGGCGCCACGCGCGAGGCGATCGACGCCGCCCTCGCGACGCTCGGCCCGGGGTGCACCGAGGTCACGCTCCGCCCCGCCGTCGACACGCCGGAGCTACGCGCCGCCACGGACGACTGGGCCGGCCGAGTCGCCGAGCACGAGCTCGCCTGCCGCGGCGAGCTCGCCGAGGCGGCGCGGGCCGCGGGCGTCAGGCTCCTCGGCTACCGCGACCTGCGGGCGGCGATGCGCTCGGCACGAGCCGCTTCTCGAAGGTGA
- a CDS encoding GNAT family N-acetyltransferase: protein MRTSPATTDRPSRQPLAGGPRPGGAPGLAIVELDVESPTARTLLAHAVAYLEACYQAAGGFAPLDPAAFAPPRGAFLVARRGREAIGCGGLRDVPGERGSCELKRIWVEPEHRRRGVATALVAALERRAATLGYRRVVLSTGARQEAAVACYVAAGYERIPGDLRYGGEVVTFEKRLVPSASPPAGRGSRGA from the coding sequence GTGCGTACGTCCCCCGCTACTACTGACCGCCCTTCCAGGCAGCCGCTCGCCGGCGGCCCCCGCCCGGGCGGCGCGCCCGGTCTGGCGATCGTCGAGCTCGACGTCGAGTCGCCGACGGCGCGCACGCTGCTCGCGCACGCCGTCGCCTACCTCGAGGCCTGCTACCAGGCGGCCGGCGGCTTCGCCCCGCTCGACCCCGCCGCCTTCGCGCCACCGCGGGGCGCCTTCCTCGTCGCGAGGCGCGGTCGCGAGGCGATCGGCTGCGGCGGCCTGCGTGACGTGCCCGGCGAGCGCGGGTCCTGCGAGCTGAAGCGCATCTGGGTGGAGCCCGAGCACCGCCGGCGCGGCGTCGCGACGGCGCTCGTCGCCGCGCTCGAGCGCCGCGCCGCCACCCTCGGCTACCGGCGCGTCGTGCTCAGCACCGGCGCGCGCCAGGAGGCCGCCGTCGCCTGCTACGTCGCCGCCGGCTACGAGCGCATCCCCGGCGACCTCCGCTACGGCGGGGAGGTCGTCACCTTCGAGAAGCGGCTCGTGCCGAGCGCATCGCCGCCCGCAGGTCGCGGTAGCCGAGGAGCCTGA
- a CDS encoding NifU family protein — translation MGERAGATGAGPEAADEAAGLEPAELAARRQALAELIELMRPAVQMDGGDLELVDVDYAAGVVEVQLQGACGSCAISATTLQGGVERLLKERLPWVTEVRGGVDETVDPFESMAAGRGAYVPRYY, via the coding sequence GTGGGCGAGCGAGCAGGCGCGACGGGAGCGGGTCCCGAGGCAGCCGACGAGGCGGCGGGCCTCGAGCCAGCCGAGCTCGCCGCTCGTCGCCAGGCGCTCGCCGAGCTCATCGAGCTGATGCGCCCGGCCGTGCAGATGGACGGTGGCGACCTCGAGCTCGTCGACGTCGACTACGCGGCTGGCGTGGTCGAGGTCCAGCTGCAGGGGGCGTGCGGCTCGTGCGCCATCTCCGCGACCACCCTCCAAGGCGGCGTGGAGCGGCTGCTGAAGGAGCGGCTCCCCTGGGTCACCGAGGTGCGCGGGGGCGTCGACGAGACGGTGGACCCCTTCGAGAGCATGGCCGCCGGCCGAGGTGCGTACGTCCCCCGCTACTACTGA
- a CDS encoding NTP transferase domain-containing protein → MQLVVLAAGHGRRFGGLKQLAPVGPNGEAIMDYTARAAEACGYSGVVLVVREEIREEILAHVRRRWPATLSVAIVCQPARPGTAQAVLSARPAVEGPFGVANADDLYGEAALGTLLEHFSAPTSQLSARDPLAASRHLLVAYRLVRTVLTAGPVTRGLCEVGEDEQLLRIVEHTVRLRDDGRFEAAPLARPGATAAEVRELSGDERVSMNLWGFHPRMFDHLASALERFEPERAPRPELLLPDVVGALVESRADSVHVVDTEARCIGVTHREDVAIVREELAVHAGDHAPLRAARGR, encoded by the coding sequence GTGCAGCTCGTCGTCCTCGCCGCGGGGCACGGTCGGCGCTTCGGCGGCCTGAAGCAGCTGGCGCCCGTCGGCCCGAACGGCGAGGCCATCATGGACTATACGGCGCGTGCCGCCGAGGCCTGCGGCTACAGCGGGGTCGTCCTCGTCGTACGCGAGGAGATCCGCGAGGAGATCCTCGCCCACGTCCGGCGCCGCTGGCCGGCGACGCTCTCGGTCGCGATCGTCTGCCAGCCGGCGCGGCCTGGCACGGCGCAGGCCGTCCTGTCGGCCCGGCCGGCCGTCGAGGGCCCCTTCGGCGTGGCCAACGCCGACGACCTGTACGGCGAGGCGGCCCTAGGAACCCTCCTCGAGCACTTCTCGGCACCGACCAGCCAGCTCAGCGCGCGCGACCCGCTCGCGGCGAGCCGCCACCTCCTCGTCGCCTACCGGCTCGTGCGCACCGTGCTGACCGCCGGGCCGGTCACCCGCGGCCTGTGCGAGGTCGGCGAGGACGAGCAGCTGCTCCGCATCGTGGAGCACACGGTGCGCCTGCGCGACGACGGGCGCTTCGAGGCGGCCCCGCTCGCGAGGCCGGGCGCTACGGCGGCGGAGGTGCGCGAGCTCTCGGGCGACGAGCGCGTCTCGATGAACCTGTGGGGCTTCCACCCGCGCATGTTCGACCACCTCGCGTCGGCTCTCGAGCGCTTCGAGCCCGAGCGGGCGCCGCGCCCGGAGCTCCTCCTCCCCGACGTGGTGGGCGCCCTCGTCGAGTCGCGCGCCGACAGCGTCCACGTCGTCGACACCGAGGCGCGCTGCATCGGCGTCACGCACCGCGAGGACGTCGCGATCGTCCGGGAGGAGCTGGCCGTGCACGCCGGCGACCACGCGCCGCTGCGAGCCGCGCGCGGCCGCTGA